CAGACCACCAAAAATGGCgccaaaatcaaaatccaatcaAGACCCAAATTTCAAACCAGGCTCAAAAGTAGAAATCATGTCGGACGAGGCAGGGTTTAGAGGCTCATTCTACATAGGAACAGTGGTGAAGGCAACAAGAACCCCAGAATTCACAGTCCGATATGAAAAActgtttgaagatgaagaagggACAAAACCCTTGCAAGAAACTGTTAATGAGTTCCAAATAAGGCCAATAGCAccaagagagaagaagagggagTTTAAGTTTAGTGAAGAAGTTGATGCTTTTCATAACGATGGGTGGTGGGAAGGTGTGATAACTGAGGTGAATGAAAATGGGAAGTTTGCTGTGTTTTTTAGGAGCACTAAAGAGCAGATTGAGTTTGTTGAGGAGGATTTGAGGTTGCATAGAGAGTGGGTTAATGGGGAGTGGAAACCACCATTggatggagaagaagagaaaggtgAGATAGAGGAGGTGAAAGAGAAGGGAAATAAGGttggttttttattagttgttgttttttaatgttaatctTGGTTAATGTGCTTTGtgttgataatttattgctGTTATATTAATCTTGTTATcttttgatagattatttataattttgttgttaTATTAGGTCAATCTCGGGTAATGTGCTTAGTTTATtttgctaaatttgtttttattttgttaatcttGGCTGGtgtgtttggttttttgttgttggtttatattctgaatttcgTGATGgctttgcttttgatttttttttatataaaaaaaaagcaggattctagaaagaaaaagaaactctcTGAAGAAGACGAGAACGAAGTGACGAAAGAGGTGAAAAGGAGGGTTAGCGaggtgggttttgtttttgacaGAGTTCTGTTTATGTAAATTTTGGTTAATTGTTTAGGTTTCTCATGATAACAATTTGGGTTAATGTGTTATGTTCGAATTTCATTTTGATAGTTGATgtgtttggttgatgatttcttttggGTTCTCTGAAAACAGGATGCTGGAATGTAAAAGATGAATTGTGTGTCTTTGGTTTTTGATAATGTTATTTATATGCTGATCTTGGTTACCGTTTTTACTTCTCTTTGAATAGATGTGTGTGGGCATTATGTTTGTTTTGGTTACTGTTTTTATTGTTCTTCTGATAGATGTGTATGGATATACCTTAATATATATTGGTTTGGTTGTTATCATGTGAATCTTGGTTAGTGTGTTTGGTTTTGGTAGTTTATTGTGGGTTTTATAACACTTTTCTTGATTCTTTGAATGTTAAATGGGAATTTCTTGATTAggggttttgggtttgttttctttttagataatctgttttctttttagataaACTTGGTACGTCAATCTTGGTTgatatatttgaattttgttgtctggttaatttgtttttctatttaggttttttagggCTACAAAGGAAAGATTCTTAAAGGAATTTATTGTGTGGAAAATTCAAGGCTTTTTCTTtcgttctttgttttttttttttttatgaattttgagCTTGGAATACTCCCCCCCTCCCCCCAGTGTGTTTGGTTAGTGTGTTTGGTTTGGTAGTTTATTGTGGGTTTTATAACACTTTTCTTGATTCTTTGAATGTTAAATGGGAATTTCTTGATTAggggttttgggtttgttttctttttagataatctgttttctttttagataaACTTGGTACGTCAATCTTGGTTgatatatttgaattttgttgtctggttaatttgtttttctatttaggttttttagggCTACAAAGGAAAGATTCTTAAAGGAATTTATTGTGTGGAAAATTCAAGGCTTTTTctttcgttctttttttttttttttttatgaattttgagCTTGGAatactccccccccccccccccccctcagtGTGTTTGGTTAGTGTGTTTGGTTTTGGTAGTTTATTGTGGGTTTTATAACACTTTTCTTGATTCTTTGAATGTTAAATGGGAATTTCTTGATTAggggttttgggtttgttttctttttagataatctgttttctttttagataaACTTGGTACGTCAATCTTGGTTgatatatttgaattttgttgtctggttaatttgtttttctatttaggttttttagggCTACAAAGGAAAGATTCTTAAAGGAATTTATTGTGTGGAAAATTCAAGGCTTTTTctttcgttctttttttttttttttttatgaattttgagCTTGGAATActttgcccccccccccccccctcctcaGTGATTATGGGTGTACTTGCATGTCTTAGGAGTCCTGGTCCTTGATAAGTTTTAGAGGAAGGAATGGAAACTAATGAAAATGAAGTTATTCTTTGAGCAAATCAGGATGTTCCATAGCATTTTTACCCTTGGCTTCTTATTGTgtatatttggttatttttgttTCCATTGAAATGGTTTGAgtaatttttgggttttattgataaattaagGGTAAAGGGAAATAGCTTGTGGGTCTTGCGAAAATTGACCCTAGACGATGATATGGAAGCTTGGACTTTCATTTTTAGTGTCCCATCATCTCTAGATTATCTGTTTATTTTAGTATGTGATGTGAAATCTAAGCCAATGCCTCAACTTTTTCTGATTAAAAGTATTTCCTGGATGAAAAGATAATTTCTGTTTGTATGGCAACTATCTTAGGACTGGGAGAGggattttcttttactttttgaaGAACATGGACTATTGTGGGCAGTAACTCACACACAGCCCGAAGGAAATGGAAATACAAAAGAAGAAATGTGCATTTGGGTACACTTtctggtgtgtgtgtgtgtacctAAAAAAAGTGGAAAAACTTTCTAGGATGAGCTGTCCTTGGACATGCTAACTCAATCAATGTTTTATTCACTTTTGGTTTCACCAACTTAGTTACTTTTTGGTCAAAATGAGAAACATTTCCAGCTTTTCACATCTTTACAATGAGAGTCACCTGCAATGCTGTATTCACCAACACTTTTATTTCATTCTGTGTGTTTTGTCTTTCTCGGGTATGTTTTGCTATAGACCTTTATCGGCTTCTTGAATCTGGAATTGCAGAAAGTGCCCAATACAACACCAGTGAAGCCTATTGAATCACTGAAAGATGTGAAGTTTAGCAAGGGAATGCTAGTTGAGGTTAGCAGCGACGAAGATGGTTTTAAAGGTGCTTGGTTTGCTGCTAGTATTGTTGAACCAGTGGGGAAGGACAAGTACCTTGTTGAGTACAAAAGCTTGAGAACAGAAGATGATAGTGGTTTTCTGAGGGAAGAGGTTAACACTATGCACATAAGGCCTCCACCTCCACAAACTGTAGTTGTTGATCACTTCAAGAAGCTGGAAGAAGTTGATGCTCTGTACAATGATGTCTGGTGGGTGGGTGTAGTTTCTAAGGTAAATACTTTCCCAAAGTATGTTGTCTACTTCAAGGATAACGGTGAGGAATTAGAGTTTAAGCACTCTGACTTAAGGCCACATCAGGACTGGATCAATGGCAAATGGGTCGCTCCTTCACATGTATGTCTTTCATACTTTGACtttattagtcttttttttttttaatgtttctctTTTCCATGAATATGAACGCCTCACGTGTTTACTAAGAGAGGTTTAGATGATTTTTGGCAAGTctgatattattttcatgttttccgGTGCTGCCGAATATGCTTTTTACCTCGTATTCATTTTTTTAGGCTTTGAAGCTGTGATTGCTGGAGAAAGTAGTAGAGCTTGGTGAGAGAACCTGCGGCTTTGGTGTATATATACATTGTAATCCATGTCAATCTCCATTTCCCTGGCCTATGGTAGGGGCAGTGGAATATCTTGAGTTTTCTTACCCGACTGGGGTTGTAGATTCTGCGGCTGAATTACTATACTAAAAAACTGATACTATATTACTATTCATCTTCAAAGATGTCTCTGTTCATTATGCATGAAACCTCTCTAGTGCAACCTTAAAACCGAGCTCATCAAAACATAAGACAACTGTATTGCTACATTTCTTGATGCCATTTGAAGTTTCTTTCTACATATAGAGCTGAACCCCCAATTGCTTCTCTGCACTCGTTCTTATGGCATTATTAGCTCCCGGGAGTTTTCTGTAACCGGTGCCTGCATCTGATTCTTTAATATTGGTTTTGCCATTTGTTATCTTAAATGGACCACCGACATCTATTGTTCCCCTCCTGTTTTGACTCTAGGTTTTTTATAGT
This window of the Populus trichocarpa isolate Nisqually-1 chromosome 13, P.trichocarpa_v4.1, whole genome shotgun sequence genome carries:
- the LOC18104007 gene encoding protein AGENET DOMAIN (AGD)-CONTAINING P1 isoform X1; the encoded protein is MAPKSKSNQDPNFKPGSKVEIMSDEAGFRGSFYIGTVVKATRTPEFTVRYEKLFEDEEGTKPLQETVNEFQIRPIAPREKKREFKFSEEVDAFHNDGWWEGVITEVNENGKFAVFFRSTKEQIEFVEEDLRLHREWVNGEWKPPLDGEEEKGEIEEVKEKGNKQDSRKKKKLSEEDENEVTKEVKRRVSEKVPNTTPVKPIESLKDVKFSKGMLVEVSSDEDGFKGAWFAASIVEPVGKDKYLVEYKSLRTEDDSGFLREEVNTMHIRPPPPQTVVVDHFKKLEEVDALYNDVWWVGVVSKVNTFPKYVVYFKDNGEELEFKHSDLRPHQDWINGKWVAPSHALKL
- the LOC18104007 gene encoding protein AGENET DOMAIN (AGD)-CONTAINING P1 isoform X2 — translated: MAPKSKSNQDPNFKPGSKVEIMSDEAGFRGSFYIGTVVKATRTPEFTVRYEKLFEDEEGTKPLQETVNEFQIRPIAPREKKREFKFSEEVDAFHNDGWWEGVITEVNENGKFAVFFRSTKEQIEFVEEDLRLHREWVNGEWKPPLDGEEEKGEIEEVKEKGNKDSRKKKKLSEEDENEVTKEVKRRVSEKVPNTTPVKPIESLKDVKFSKGMLVEVSSDEDGFKGAWFAASIVEPVGKDKYLVEYKSLRTEDDSGFLREEVNTMHIRPPPPQTVVVDHFKKLEEVDALYNDVWWVGVVSKVNTFPKYVVYFKDNGEELEFKHSDLRPHQDWINGKWVAPSHALKL
- the LOC18104007 gene encoding protein AGENET DOMAIN (AGD)-CONTAINING P1 isoform X3 — encoded protein: MAPKSKSNQDPNFKPGSKVEIMSDEAGFRGSFYIGTVVKATRTPEFTVRYEKLFEDEEGTKPLQETVNEFQIRPIAPREKKREFKFSEEVDAFHNDGWWEGVITEVNENGKFAVFFRSTKEQIEFVEEDLRLHREWVNGEWKPPLDGEEEKGEIEEVKEKGNKKVPNTTPVKPIESLKDVKFSKGMLVEVSSDEDGFKGAWFAASIVEPVGKDKYLVEYKSLRTEDDSGFLREEVNTMHIRPPPPQTVVVDHFKKLEEVDALYNDVWWVGVVSKVNTFPKYVVYFKDNGEELEFKHSDLRPHQDWINGKWVAPSHALKL